One segment of Malassezia restricta chromosome V, complete sequence DNA contains the following:
- a CDS encoding oxysterol-binding protein-related protein 3/6/7, with the protein MDASTAPVMHSGWVLKKKKKKMQGYAKRWLIIFEDGTLSYSIKPESESRGIIEVPHASVSSDIRHGTIHVDSGSNVFHFKMLNEKDFSVWRMELRKFLYHWQGEVLLPPKLLTGSLGSSMERADELLNSSIRSLELINASSASIDIKNVLVALGQVQEQHALMRQHLARRPRSETSRTTTPVNNSRSRPGHSHLATASPNGAAGTSASVASFLNVDADTALDSTPSSVISADEGDFDFYDADDMVNGVEYEMNECDNDDYGCVAEVEQDDADDDEDDYAFEESNADVLSPHVSTAITPMNTTQNQITYRKTLPAPVTGEEMSLFSILKKNVGKDLSTISFPVTFNAPLSILQAVAEEYEYAPSLLERAAQTRDPAERIALVGAFAVSGYASTSVRSSRKPFNPLLGETYECVRTDRRLHFLAEKVVHRPPVTASYAYGAGWKVSAAGTVKNKFWGKSLELIAEGAEIVELDTGDKYSIVKPSSFMRNLLAGTKYLEHVGEMSVTNLSTNESLVIRFKEGSMFGGVANRNHIEGVVYDANKSKVGEMKGRWDERIFLTNNNATTSVLWQSEKIPPDASDYYGFTYFAMSLNEITDDIRSILPPTDSRLRPDQRALEDGDADKAEALKLELEGHQRERRKKMEAAGETYHPQWFHPSNNGVGWAYGGPDGREYFTIREQIKQSQSQWNVPMAQIFEVHRP; encoded by the exons CGTAAGTTCTGATATTCGACATG GAACGATCCATGTTGATAGCGGATCGAATGTATTTC ATTTCAAAATGCTCAATGAGAAGGACTTCAGTGTATGGCGGATGGAGCTACGCAAGTTTTTGTACCATTGGCAGGGTGAGGTACTGCTTCCTCCCAAGCTGCTGACAGGAAGCTTGGGTTCATCTATGGAGCGCGCCGATGAACTCTTGAACTCGAGTATTCGTTCTTTAGAGCTGATCAACGCGTCAAGCGCCTCTATTGATATCAAGAATGTGCTCGTTGCACTTGGCCAAGTTCAGGAGCAGCATGCACTGATGCGTCAACATTTAGCTCGGCGTCCGCGTAGTGAGACTTCCCGCACCACCACGCCGGTCAACAACTCGAGGTCTCGTCCTGGGCATTCTCACCTTGCCACGGCATCACCAAATGGCGCTGCAGGGACTTCAGCATCTGTAGCGAGTTTCCTGAACGTGGATGCCGATACAGCACTGGACAGCACCCCCTCATCAGTCATATCTGCCGATGAAGGTGACTTTGACTTTTATGATGCGGACGATATGGTAAATGGTGTCGAGTATGAAATGAACGAATGCGATAACGATGATTATGGCTGCGTGGCTGAAGTAGAACAAGATGATGCcgatgatgatgaagatgacTATGCATTTGAAGAGAGCAACGCTGATGTGCTCAGTCCTCATGTAAGCACAGCCATCACGCCTATGAATACCACTCAAAATCAAATTACGTACCGCAAGACATTACCTGCTCCCGTAACTGGAGAAGAAATGTCGCTTTTTTCGATTTTGAAGAAAAACGTTGGAAAGGACTTATCAACTATCTCGTTCCCTGTCACATTCAATGCGCCCCTCTCCATTTTGCAGGCTGTGGCAGAAGAGTATGAATATGCGCCCTCTCTGCTAGAGCGAGCTGCCCAGACTAGAGATCCCGCGGAGCGTATCGCGCTGGTCGGTGCATTTGCTGTGAGTGGCTATGCATCCACGTCTGTGCGTTCGAGTCGTAAACCATTCAATCCTCTTCTTGGCGAAACATATGAATGTGTTCGAACAGACCGACGCCTCCATTTTCTAGCGGAAAAAGTGGTACATCGCCCACCTGTGACAGCATCCTATGCATATGGTGCTGGATGGAAAGTCTCTGCCGCAGGGACTGTGAAAAACAAGTTCTGGGGAAAATCTCTTGAGCTTATCGCGGAAGGAGCAGAAATTGTTGAACTTGACACAGGGGACAAGTACAGCATCGTCAAACCAAGTTCATTCATGCGAAACCTACTGGCAGGTACCAAGTACTTGGAGCATGTCGGTGAGATGAGTGTGACGAACCTGTCTACGAATGAGTCCTTGGTTATTCGCTTTAAGGAAGGATCAATGTTTGGTGGCGTGGCAAATCGGAATCATATTGAAGGTGTGGTTTACGATGCAAACAAGAGCAAAGTCGGTGAAATGAAAGGCCGCTGGGATGAGCGCATATTTCTTACTAACAACAATGCTACCACAAGTGTGCTGTGGCAATCCGAAAAGATACCACCCGATGCATCTGACTACTACGGATTCACGTACTTTGCTATGTCGCTAAACGAAATTACTGACGACATTCGATCTATTCTCCCTCCTACAGACTCGCGGTTACGCCCGGATCAGCGCGCATTGGAAGATGGTGATGCTGACAAGGCAGAGGCGCTAAAACTCGAGCTTGAAGGGCATCAGCGAGAACGCCGCAAGAAGATGGAAGCTGCGGGTGAGACGTACCACCCCCAATGGTTCCACCCTAGTAACAATGGCGTAGGCTGGGCATATGGTGGACCGGATGGACGTGAATACTTTACCATTCGAGAGCAAATCAAACAATCACAAAGTCAATGGAACGTTCCCATGGCCCAAATTTTTGAGGTGCATCGGCCCTGA
- a CDS encoding cellular morphogenesis regulator DopA, with translation MTAFHPDALVTRQMPTNATTGAGEEEAHDLWRSAEAKYEQKRWAEQSEKALYQDVAFKRYQASVDKALAKFENVAEWADFISFLTRLLKALQTSSASYHVIPTKLVVAKRLSQCLNPALPSGVHTRALEVYMYIFTAIGVDGLRRDLQVWTPGLLPFFPHAATSVRPLVLDIYERFYLPLHTDLRPMTRALLLSLLPGVEEESSEFFDRVITLLDRLAASVQWPFFIRTMWKVMITSPTVRLSAFHYLARRMPKIEEPRELDVPLLGCAISHALRDQALLVRRQALDFLVTRVALDTPVFEQVPDKIRLLDAALDTVLRRDISLNRRLFSWLLGSDESDAAQQTYFETHARSHVAHMLLSAMQQKNQAQRAFKMYVSLMDKRAMAQPLLRTTVLDVFQTCQIHHDEELYPTAQTLFMAMDDYMLYQSLYRGIKDKKTVRLFQYILRQFRPHEPEALHVHLPVVALAIPQLVKDASPELAGALLELLQDLMGVLDIHAFAQHTNTSAPLDEPAEQWFSDAPPERVPTLQDTSMCTAWLEAILSVAMSQPPATVTCCAVLVSAMDKLVEAGCSVRMHVQNEALFAYIAHTRTFEQLEAVLHMAVHITKSSAVDASFLFRGAHLETVVQKLLEYLQPHAFQHHAAAVELFWSVCALAQGERGAAVVCAELSGTGRERAMHAVGTLWRCTTQQTATHIPACVLLILDRLHSHDMLEQHESHVWLQTYVRTYDAILCMLSRLLRRVPMQRTHVGVAVAGRMIDAYTYHMPWDRAYTQYYLRMLAALLHIAGKECVHVAWDGTDEEQGGSLIDVLKDDVMLLLRSGGPHDRDASTVSLGLEVLDAILSMEPGAAWCTDVEKSLVDVLLLSIDARDATRQIMVLGVFARVLRDVTLSDEECAVYADLVRRGMTHAPNDTALLAWTDFVHAVLPAMQDIQAFLLPLCHVLREMLVCTIRPFSAQHALEPDVSITLDRVPRTEAEVEALMRLLETALASAFSRAYHARPRQDDATPPSSILGNISSVFQAETASGPTTQETTVRRHAVLALQAVAYVWFVGRDCACLPQSIAGSAAVLERFWAMDTSMTLDAVIEHWWRCSTRDMHRSYVDDATLALLEHLTSSAQLIFSSVCDAISSKVPKNRSGRVSTSILSEPVLFRLLELYATKLDAGSIAQVWPIMSLLARTMAQTTSPYVVYHALRLTTVMGTKLTDSNLFNEQRTRRDVQDAFVRLCELTISLYGRSLDISSGRDSDAPSVASDRGETPSDVVSPTSVVQTLCSMVLPAFTTLRVDQDKIQSVSASLAYYILAPGFRARQGSWEPEPLLFEVLESLTQLPATSKTWRSYVLDTFFDVRFFAQSLDMGKQWAPMIAALFRSERDRLSDVIGRISTASSNLFTSRDSDLFARVGAIRRLSYVVYTSETNAFLAQLPLIQEKVVDILRSSPADLVHAEVYLCMRVFLCRFASQHLTGFWPIILTEMVRILAQAKVDLPADKSDRLQLVFSVVKLADFLITLQTDDFQIHQWLLITDTPDATNPASSYMADSLLDCLAKFVSECQRELVFDANDSLERAQQRRPLLQMSSVATISTLQPFFATASRAFYQCDFHATLDWDNINACLLHDLFEPIHTNT, from the coding sequence ATGACGGCGTTTCATCCAGATGCACTGGTGACGCGGCAGATGCCGACGAATGCGACGACTGGTGCAGGtgaggaagaagcgcatgatTTGTGGCGCAGTGCTGAGGCCAAGTACGAGCAGAAGCGTTGGGCTGAGCAGAGTGAAAAGGCTCTCTACCAGGATGTGGCCTTCAAACGGTACCAGGCATCGGTGGATAAGGCGCTGGCGAAATTTGAGAACGTGGCGGAGTGGGCCGACTTCATATCGTTTCTGACGCGTCTACTAAAGGCACTACAGACGTCCTCGGCGAGCTACCATGTCATTCCGACGAAGCTTGTCGTCGCGAAACGCTTATCGCAATGTCTGAACCCTGCCTTACCGTCCGGTGTGCATACGCGCGCGCTTGAAGTATATATGTATATTTTCACGGCTATCGGTGTGGATGGACTACGTCGTGACCTGCAGGTTTGGACGCCGGGCCTGCTGCCATTCTTCCCACATGCGGCGACCTCGGTACGTCCGTTGGTCCTGGATATATACGAACGCTTTTATTTGCCGCTTCACACAGACTTGCGCCCCATGACGCGTGCCTTGCTTCTCTCCCTACTTCCAGGCGTCGAGGAAGAGTCGAGCGAGTTTTTTGACCGCGTCATCACACTGTTGGACCGTCTCGCCGCCTCCGTACAATGGCCCTTTTTTATCCGCACCATGTGGAAAGTGATGATCACTTCACCCACTGTCAGGCTAAGCGCCTTCCACTacttggcgcgccgcatgcccAAAATCGAAGAGCCGAGAGAGCTGGACGTGCCCCTGCTTGGCTGTGCCATCTCACACGCTCTACGCGATCAGGCCCTGCTTGTGCGACGACAAGCTCTGGATTTTCTCGTGACGCGCGTAGCTCTAGATACACCTGTATTTGAGCAAGTGCCGGACAAGATCAGACTCTTGGATGCGGCTCTTGATACGGTGCTTCGACGCGACATCAGTTTGAATCGCCGCCTCTTTTCGTGGCTCCTCGGCTCGGACGAGTCGGATGCGGCTCAACAAACGTACTTTGAGACACATGCAAGGTCGCATGTGGCGCATATGTTGCTGAGTGCGATGCAGCAAAAGAACCAAGCCCAGCGTGCGTTTAAGATGTACGTGTCGCTAATGGAcaagcgcgccatggctcAGCCCCTGCTCCGTACCACCGTCCTTGACGTGTTTCAAACATGCCAAATACATCACGATGAGGAATTATACCCCACGGCTCAGACGTTGTTTATGGCGATGGATGACTACATGCTGTACCAGTCGCTCTATCGCGGCATAAAGGACAAGAAGACTGTCCGCCTCTTTCAGTACATTTTGCGTCAATTTCGCCCGCATGAACCAGAGGCACTTCATGTACATCTTCCTGTTGTGGCTCTTGCCATTCCGCAGCTCGTAAAAGATGCCTCACCTGAATTGGCTGGTGCATTGCTCGAGCTACTTCAAGATCTGATGGGCGTGTTGGACATTCATGCATTTGCGCAGCACACAAACACTTCCGCGCCCCTGGATGAGCCAGCCGAGCAGTGGTTCTCGGACGCACCGCCTGAACGCGTACCGACACTACAAGACACTAGCATGTGCACAGCTTGGCTAGAGGCGATTCTGAGTGTGGCTATGTCGCAACCACCTGCTACAGTCACATGCTGTGCGGTGCTCGTAAGTGCGATGgacaagctcgtcgaggctGGATGCTCGGTACGCATGCATGTGCAAAACGAAGCCTTATTTGCCTATATCGCCCACACACGTACGTTTGAGCAACTCGAAGCGGTTTTGCACATGGCTGTGCATATTACGAAGAGCAGCGCTGTGGATGCCTCGTTCTTGTTCCGTGGTGCGCATCTGGAAACGGTGGTGCAAAAGCTCCTAGAGTATTTGCAGCCACACGCCTTCCAGCATCATGCCGCAGCTGTCGAGCTATTTtggagcgtgtgcgctCTAGCTCAAGGCGAGCGTGGCGCCGCTGTTGTGTGCGCCGAGCTGAGTGGTACAGGGCGGGAgcgagcgatgcatgcAGTCGGCACGCTATGGCGATGCACGACTCAACAGACTGCGACGCACATCCCAGCATGTGTTCTGCTCATTCTGGATCGGTTGCATTCGCACGATATGCTGGAGCAGCATGAGAGCCATGTATGGCTCCAGACTTATGTGCGCACTTATGATGCCATTTTATGCATGTTGTCTCGTTTGCTAAGGCGGGTACCTATGCAGCGGACACACGTGGGCGTCGCTGTGGCAGGGCGCATGATCGATGCATATACGTATCATATGCCATGGGATCGCGCGTATACACAGTACTATTTACGCATGCTCGCTGCACTCCTGCATATCGCCGGAAAAGAATGTGTGCATGTCGCATGGGACGGCACAGACGAAGAACAGGGCGGCTCGCTCATTGATGTGCTGAAGGACGATGTCATGCTGCTTCTCCGCTCAGGTGGGCCACATGATCGTGATGCGTCGACCGTGTCGCTTGGCCTCGAGGTATTGGATGCGATTCTGAGCATGGAGCCCggcgcggcatggtgcACAGACGTGGAGAAATCGCTCGTGGATGTTTTGCTATTGtcgatcgatgcgcgcgatgcgacGCGTCAGATCATGGTGCTGGGAGTTTTCGCACGGGTGTTGCGTGATGTAACGTTGAGTGATGAAGAGTGCGCCGTATACGCCGATCTCGTGCGCCGTGGCATGACGCACGCTCCTAACGATACGGCTTTGTTGGCATGGACCGACTTTGTGCATGCAGTGCTACCTGCCATGCAGGATATACAGGCATTTTTGTTGCCACTTTGCCATGTTCTACGTGAGATGCTTGTGTGTACGATCCGCCCTTTTTCTGCGCAGCATGCATTGGAGCCAGACGTGTCGATCACGTTGGATCGCGTCCCACGTACCGAGGCGGAGGTAGAAGCGCTCATGCGGCtgctcgagacggcgctCGCCAGTGCTTTTTCCCGCGCATACCATGCCCGGCCCCGACAAGATGACGCTACACCGCCGAGTAGTATTCTCGGCAACATTTCCAGCGTATTCCAAGCTGAAACAGCGAGCGGACCAACAACGCAGGAGACCACGGttcgacgacatgccgTGCTTGCACTGCAAGCCGTAGCGTACGTGTGGTTTGTTGGTCGCGACTGTGCGTGTCTGCCGCAGAGCATCGCAGGCAGTGCAGCTGTGCTAGAGCGCTTCTGGGCCATGGACACGTCCATGACACTGGATGCGGTCATTGAACACTGGTGGCGATGTTCCACGCGAGACATGCATCGTTCATACGTGGATGATGCCACACTGGCGTTATTAGAGCACCTCACATCCAGTGCGCAGCTTATTTTCTCTTCTGTATGCGACGCCATTTCGTCCAAGGTGCCAAAGAATCGCAGCGGACGTGTGTCGACAAGCATACTAAGTGAACCAGTCCTGTTCCGCCTTTTGGAATTGTATGCCACCAAACTGGACGCAGGGAGCATCGCACAGGTATGGCCCATTATGTCGCTTTTAGCGCGAACGATGGCTCAAACGACTAGCCCCTACGTCGTATACCATGCGCTTCGCCTCACAACGGTGATGGGAACGAAGCTGACGGACTCAAACCTGTTTAACGAACAACGAACGCGCCGCGATGTACAGGATGCGTTCGTACGTCTTTGTGAGCTGACTATCTCGCTGTATGGCCGCAGTCTGGATATTTCGTCTGGCCGTGATAGCGACGCTCCATCCGTGGCGAGCGATCGTGGCGAGACTCCCAGTGATGTGGTATCGCCCACCTCAGTTGTACAGACTCTCTGCTCCATGGTTCTCCCAGCATTCACAACGTTGCGCGTCGATCAAGACAAGATTCAGAGTGTATCAGCAAGTCTCGCCTACTACATTTTGGCACCTGGTTTCCGCGCCCGTCAGGGATCATGGGAGCCAGAGCCCTTATTGTTCGAAGTGCTTGAGAGTCTCACACAGCTTCCTGCGACGTCCAAGACGTGGCGCTCATACGTGCTGGATACATTCTTCGATGTGCGCTTCTTTGCACAGAGCCTCGATATGGGTAAGCAATGGGCGCCTATgatcgcggcgctcttCCGCAGTGAGCGCGATCGTCTCTCTGATGTGATCGGACGTATTTCCACGGCTTCTTCAAATTTATTCACAAGCCGCGACTCTGATTTATTCGCGCGGGTCGGTGCCATTCGGCGCCTGTCCTATGTTGTGTATACGAGCGAAACGAATGCCTTTCTTGCTCAGCTTCCGCTCATTCAAGAAAAGGTTGTGGATATTTTGCGGTCTTCGCCAGCTGATCTCGTACATGCCGAAGTGTATTTGTGCATGCGGGTGTTTCTCTGCCGCTTTGCGTCGCAGCACTTAACAGGATTCTGGCCGATTATTTTAACGGAAATGGTGCGAATTCTGGCACAGGCCAAAGTCGATCTGCCGGCGGACAAATCGGACAGACTGCAACTGGTATTTTCCGTCGTCAAACTCGCTGACTTTTTGATAACGTTGCAGACGGACGATTTCCAGATTCATCAGTGGCTCCTCATCACTGACACTCCCGATGCGACTAATCCAGCATCCTCCTACATGGCAGACTCCCTTCTCGACTGCCTCGCCAAATTCGTGAGCGAATGCCAACGGGAACTGGTGTTTGATGCAAACGATTCGTTGGAGCGCGCTCAACAGCGTCGGCCTTTACTGCAGATGTCAAGTGTTGCGACCATATCAACTCTCCAGCCTTTTTTCGCTACGGCATCCCGCGCCTTTTACCAGTGCGATTTCCATGCCACTTTGGATTGGGACAACATTAATGCGTGCCTCTTGCACGACCTATTCGAACCGATACATACGAATACATAA
- a CDS encoding exocyst complex component 8, which yields MSMPTSRSLRTRPATLYARDGLSPNLPQTPAWRKASRESEKEDKVRNRLSTRYASGAVAPGLSYMSGLNTLAPIVGSEEEKDQAVPPLPPAIDTQVAGSSQTATATTPAGTSGVALAADVFSDENFDARTFASEQMQQLNEPGLQNLRTSLGTLQSMTQKQLKEQVFKNYAEFITISREIATFENDMLEFKEILGEWKQLPQQLQMEDPLSETALDGSAGSGIAGGVPRRSRNSMIDLEQIYKAQLTSLWENIEGSQKFVPLVPGRHLVAETSQFVEINAATYKPKQAVALFLLDDLLLIAVQRKRHYGNRIHLVAECCFNLSEIVVVDLKDTKDVRNAIKIKHGRESFVYRSERAQDKRALLRAFRGVGEELAAKLKKQRKARTQSKHMGSDNMLYGSESMDPASQDLGLSDQAPAAPTSTNDVEWLGPWLNGVIDELAVHIALREWEEAVALVEEGKKRLASRPISEGPLYLLVESFNSCASELVQAISAELVSPYQRKSMVVRDAALLVRLDKGREARDLLLEARTDLLQRRMRQIKYEGDVSLYISELAMLYFTLIKNTGDWYMAAFKDYRMASGFVQWASDQVKAYAETFRRQVYGVDQDPRVVDEALDITRRCAQLLNEVGLGLGFLLDDLLKPGVEGTPLGTWQDPALSARDPRQYQWHSTVPA from the coding sequence ATGTCCATGCCCACGAGCCGCTCGCTGCGTACGCGACCCGCGACGCTGTACGCGCGCGATGGTCTGAGTCCGAATCTTCCACAGACGCCTGCATGGCGCAAAGCGTCTCGCGAGTCAGAGAAAGAAGATAAGGTGCGCAACCGGCTGTCGACGCGGTATGCGTCGGGTGCCGTAGCGCCTGGCCTTTCCTACATGTCGGGTCTGAATACGCTCGCACCTATTGTAGGCTCGGAAGAAGAGAAGGATCAGGCCGTCCCACCGCTTCCGCCAGCGATAGATACCCAGGTGGCTGGTAGCAGCCAAACTGCTACCGCCACTACCCCCGCTGGCACCAGTGGCGTCGCGCTTGCCGCTGACGTTTTTTCTGACGAAAACTTTGATGCACGCACATTTGCATCTgagcagatgcagcagctcaaTGAGCCTGGTCTACAGAATTTGCGCACATCCCTGGGCACCCTTCAAAGCATGACGCAAAAACAGCTCAAGGAGCAGGTATTCAAAAATTACGCCGAGTTTATCACCATCAGTCGTGAAATTGCCACCTTTGAGAATGACATGCTCGAGTTCAAGGAAATTCTCGGCGAGTGGAAGCAGCTGCCacagcagctgcagatgGAAGATCCACTCAGCGAAACAGCGCTGGATGGCAGTGCTGGCTCGGGTATCGCTGGTGGTGTGCCGCGTCGATCGCGGAACAGTATGATCGATCTTGAGCAGATCTACAAAGCGCAGCTTACCTCTTTGTGGGAAAATATTGAGGGATCACAAAAATTTGTGCCGCTCGTACCGGGCCGTCATCTCGTGGCCGAAACGAGTCAGTTTGTGGAAATCAATGCTGCGACTTACAAACCCAAGCAGGCCGTGGCTCTCTTCCTGCTCGACGATCTACTCTTGATTGCTGTACAGCGAAAACGGCATTATGGCAATCGCATACATCTCGTGGCCGAATGCTGCTTTAATCTGAGCGAAATCGTGGTCGTCGATTTAAAAGATACCAAGGACGTGCGTAATGCCATCAAAATCAAGCACGGGCGAGAGTCCTTTGTGTACCGCTCCGAGCGAGCTCAGGACAAGCGTGCATTGCTACGCGCATtccgcggcgtcggcgaaGAACTGGCTGCGAAACTCAAGAAACAACGCAAAGCCCGTACACAGTCTAAGCACATGGGCTCTGACAATATGCTGTACGGAAGCGAGTCTATGGATCCAGCGAGTCAGGATCTCGGCTTGTCGGACCAGGCACCAGCGGCCCCCACGTCCACGAACGATGTAGAATGGCTCGGTCCTTGGCTGAACGGTGTCATCGATGAACTTGCCGTACACATTGCGCTACGTGAATGGGAAGAAGCCGTGGCTCTCGTTGAAGAAGGCAAGAAGCGACTCGCGAGCCGCCCCATTTCCGAAGGTCCGCTTTACCTTCTCGTGGAAAGCTTCAACTCATGTGCTAGCGAGCTTGTGCAGGCCATCAGTGCCGAACTTGTATCGCCGTACCAGCGCAAATCTATggtcgtgcgcgatgcagctCTTCTCGTTCGTCTCGACAAGGGCCGAGAGGCTCGTGACTTGCTTctcgaggcacgcacggACTTGCTGCAACGGCGCATGCGTCAAATCAAATATGAGGGTGACGTGAGCCTGTATATCTCTGAACTCGCTATGTTGTACTTTACACTCATTAAAAACACGGGCGATTGGTATATGGCCGCCTTCAAGGATTATCGCATGGCTTCCGGCTTTGTGCAGTGGGCCTCGGATCAAGTCAAAGCGTACGCAGAAACATTCCGCCGGCAAGTCTACGGCGTAGACCAAGAtccacgcgtcgtcgatgagGCCCTCGACATCACGCGTCGGTGTGCCCAGCTCCTCAATGAGGTGGGCCTAGGCCTCGGTTTCTTGCTCGATGATCTGCTAAAGCCCGGCGTAGAGGGAACACCACTCGGTACGTGGCAGGACCCAGCCCTATCCGCACGCGACCCTCGCCAGTATCAGTGGCACAGTACCGTGCCAGCCTAA